A stretch of DNA from Thermanaerothrix sp.:
GCGGTGCAGTACACCGTGGCCTGCACCGTGGCGGGCAGGAACCCCCTAAAGGCCATAATCAACATGATCCCCGCCTACGTCACCGCCATAGGGACCCAGTCGTCGGCGGCCACCATACCGGTGACGCTCCGGCAGACCAAGGAGAACCAGGTCTCCGAGGACGTGGCGGACTTCGTCATCCCCCTATGCGCCACCATACACCTGTCTGGAAGCACCATCACCATAACCAGCTGCTCCATCGCGGTCATGATGATGCACGGCATACCCTTCTCCTTCTCCACCATGTTCCCCTTCATCATGATGCTGGGGCTCATGATGGTGGCGGCCCCCGGCGTCCCCGGAGGGGCCATAATGGCGGCCTTGGGCATACTGCAGTCCATGCTGGGCTTCGGGCCGGACATGCAGGCCCTCATGATAGCCCTCTACATAGCCCAGGACAGCTTCGGCACCGCCTGCAACGTGACCGGCGACGGGGCCATCGCCATCCTGGTTGACAAGCTCAAGGGCTCGGTGGTCAAGGCCGCGAAGGCGTAAAAGCCACAAGACGACCCAGCGTAAAAACGAAGGTTCTAAGGAGGGGGCTCCAACCCCCTCCTTTCTTCTTGGCCATCCCGCCACCCATTCCCGTGGGCGGGAGCTTTAATTTTAATCCCGCAGCCCCCTAGCCCCAGGCGAAGGAGCAGTTGGGGAAGAAGCAGGCCTCGCAACGGCAGCAGAGGCCACCGACACCCCACCTCCTGACCTGCCCCTCCGGCACGTCCAACCCGGCGAAGAGAAAGGGCAAGAGCCTATCCAACGTGGTCCGCTCGTCGTGCACCACGCAGGCGGGAGCCCCCACCACCGGCACATCCCCCGCCCAGCCCAGCATCAGCATGCTCCCGGGCAGCGAAGGCACCCCCTGGAAGGATATGCGGTCGCACAGGGACCTTATGGCCCCGGGGGTCCGGTCGTCCACGTCCACGCTCATGCCGCCGGTGCAGATCACCAGCTCAGCCCCGGCATCCAAGGCCTCCTTGACGGATGCGGCGATCTCCTCCATCCGGTCCGACGCAAACCACTGCCCCACAAGGGAACCCCCGAAAAATCGGAGCTTCCCCTCAAGGCGGGGCCTGAAGGCGTCCTCCGAAAGACCCTTCCTAAACTCCGAGCCGGTGGTCACAAGCCCCACCTTGAGGGGCCTGAAGGGTAGCACCCGAATGGGCTCCGCCGCCGCCAAGGCCCTGTCCACCTGGCGCCTTTTAACCACCAAGGGCCTTATCCTAAAGGCCGCCACCGGCTGGGAGGCTTTCACGGGACGGCCCTCCTCAAGGGTGGAAAACACCCAGTCCCCGTCCTGGTTTATCCTGTCCACGAAGGCACCGTTGAAAAGCAAAAGCCCGTTGTGGGCCGCCCTCAAGGTGCACCGGCCCTCGTCGGGGCCCTCCACCGTCAACCCCTCCCCCGCCACCAGCCGGGCCATCATCAAGGCCGCGTCGTCCTCGTGCACCTCGTCGGCATCCAACTTCAGCACCTGAAGGTGCTCACGCCCCATGGAAAGCAAGACCGGCAGGTCCTCAGGGGCAACCACGTGCCCCCGCTTGAACCGGGCCCCCTTGTAGCCACTCTTCGGGTCTATCTGGGTGAGGTCATGGGCCAGCTGGTGCCCCACCGCCTCCTCCACCTTAACTATCCTTACCTCCACTTCCACCACCTCCGGTTTTTTAAGCCTTAGAACAGGGGATCACCTCTACCGCCCAGGGGGGTATTGTGAACCGGGCGGTCATCCCCTCCCGAACCGTCAACGCAAAGGACGAGGACCTGGGAACGTCCACCTGCCAGCTCCTATGGGACCTCACCTCCAGCCTCACGAAGGACGGCAGCGGAAGCACCTCCTCCACCACCCCCTCGAACAGGTTGCGCCTTAGGTCCTCCTGGATGGGCACGTCCTGATAAACCGGTTTCACCGCCTCGGGGGACACGAAGACCCTGCCGGGACCCTCCTCAAGCCCCTCCCGAACCCCTAGAAAGACCTCCCCGAAGGGGCTCTCAAGGCTCCACCCCCCATGGGTCCTCACAAGGCGCCCCTCCAGCAGGTTGCCCCAGCCAAGGGCGCCGAAGACCTCCCCGGACCTTCCCAGCTCCCACATGCCTTGGGCGGAGAAGACCCCCCGCACCTGGCCGTCCCGCATTATCACCACCCGGTCCCCAAGGGCGCAAACGTCGTCCATGTTGTGGGTCACGTACACCATGGGTATCCCAGTCTCCCGCTGGAGCTCCCGGATCTCGCGCCTTAAGTTCCTCCTCAAGGGCCCGTCCAGGGCGCTGAAGGGCTCGTCCAGCAGCAATAGCTCCGGCTCCGCCGCCAGGGCCCTCGCTAGGGCCACCCTCTGGCGCTGGCCGCCGGACAACTGGTGGGGATACCTGCCCTCAAGGCCCTTCATGTGAACCCTCTCAAGCCACTCCAAAGCCCGCCTGCGCTTCTCACTCCCTCGTCCCTTCACACCGTACCCCACGTTCTCCAACGCGGTCATGTGGGGAAAAAGGGCCAAGGACTGGAAGCAAAGGCTCACGCATCGCCCCTCGGGGGGCACGAAAACCCCCCTTTCGGTGTCCATGAGCACCCGACCCCCAAGGCTCATGTACCCCTCCCGGGGACGCAGAAGCCCCGCCATGGCCCTCAAAAGGCTGGACTTCCCAGATCCGCTGGGGCCGAAGAGCACGCAGGACTCGCCGCCCATGCTAAACGACGCCTCAATGCGGAAGCTCCCAAGGGAATGGGCCATCCTGAACTCAACGCAGCGTTCCCCTGCCATTCTCCATCACCCGGATCAACAAAAGACATCCCACCCCCACCATGGCCAAAAGCCCCGACGCCAGATGGGCGGCTTCGAAGTTCAGCGTCTCCACTTGGCTGTATATGTAAAGCGGCAGGGTCTGGGTGGAACCCGGCACGTTGCCCGCCAGCATCAACGTGACCCCGAAGTCCCCCAGGGCCCTGGCGCAGGAAAGCGCAAGGCCTATCCCCAACTGCCGCCTGCAAAGGGGAAGCGTGACGGTGAAGAACACCCGCAGCCTCGACGCCCCAAGAACCCGGGCGGCCTCCTCCAACGTCCTGTCCACGGACCCGAAGGCCCCTCGGGCGGACTGGATCATCAACGGCAGCGACGGGGCTATAGAGCCTATCACCGCGGCGGGAAAGGAGAACAGCACCCCCGCCCCCCTGAGGCCCGGGGTCTTGGCCAGAAGTAACAGTAGATAAAACCCCAGCACCGACGGGGGCATCACCACCGGCAGCTGCAAAAGAAGCCCCAGCGCCTCCCGCCCCCTGAAGCTCCACCGGGACAGAACCCACCCCATGGCCGCCCCAAGAACCGCAAGCACCGGCGCGTCTATGGCGAGCACCTTGATGCTTATTAAAAGCGCATCCAGCAACAACCTCACCTCAGGGGTTTAAACCCGGAGCCCTCCAGGATCCTCCTCACCGAGTCCTGGGTCTTAAAGTACTCCGCGAAGTCCTCATCCTCCCTGGAAGCCCCCTTGAGGACCAGGACCGTGAAGACCGGGGCTTTAACCGGCAGCTCCACGAAGGACCCCTCCTTCATGTCCATGGCCACGCTCCTTCCGATGACGGCCCCCTTGGCCATGCCGGTCTTGGCCACCAGCGCCGCCCTCTGGGGACCGCCTCCAATGATCAGCATCCCCTTGGAGGCCATGGATTCCCAAAGCCCCGCCTTCTCAAGGTACTCCTTGGCCTTCATTCCGTACGCGGCGGTGACCGGGTCCGGGATTGCAAGCTTGAACTTGCCAAGGTCCTTGATCTCAAGGGGGCTATCGCTTGGGCTCCAGAGCACCACCGGGTTGGAGGCAAGCTCGAAACTGCGCTTTACAAGCCCCTTGGACTTCAGCATATCCGCCCAACGCTGGTCGGAACATATGAAGACCCTGTAGGGGGCCCCAAGCGTGACCTGCCTTGCAAGCTCCCCGGAGGTGCCGTAGGAGACGCTCAAGCGGACGCCGCCGGCCTTGTACTGGCCCAAGATCTTCTCCATGGGGGGCTTAAAGCCGAACACCACCGCCACGCTGAGCTCCCTGGCTTCACCGAAGGAAACCGCAGGGGATATCCCAAGGACCCACGCGGAGCACAGCAACAGGGACAGAAATCGCCCCAACCCCCTTGCCATCGAAGAACACCTCCAATTAAAAAATAAATTTAAAGCACGACCCACTGGTCAAGCGCCAACCCGGGGCTCACTCCCCGAAGAAGCACCAGCGCTCCACCCCCATGAGGGCCGAAAGGGCGGCCCCTGTGGTGCCGTAGAGTATGACCTGGCAGCCCGCGTCCCCGCAGGCCTTGGCCACACCTTCGAAGGTCCCGTTCGCAAAGGACGAGCCGGTGACAAGCGCCGCCTTGGCCCCCTCAAGGGCCCTCTCAAGGTCTTTGGAGCCGTCCAGGACGGTGACACTGTGGACCTCAAGCCCTATGTTCTCATCCTGAAGGTCCAACACCCTCACCCTTTGAGGCCCCACCGCCTCCACGGCCCCCCAAAGGATTGCCCGCTGAAGGCCAAGGATGACCACGTTCCCCTCGGGGCCTAACCGCTCTCTAAGCTGGGCCTTGAACTCAAGGGCGCACTTTGTGGGGGCCGAGTCCCGGCAGTGCACCGTCCGGCCGTCAAGCCCCAAAAGCCGCACCGCCCCGTTGGCGAAGGCCACCTTGAGGGACCTAACGTAGGGATCCCGCGAGTCCATGGACAAGAGCTCCCCAACGGTGCCGTTGAAGTCCCTGGCGAAGGGTGAAAAGGCCTGCCCCCTGGCCCCCAAAACTTCCGCCTCCATGAGCTTTTCCTTGCCCTTAAGCAGCGGGAAATCCCACTCGGGGCTCCCTATGGCCTCCACAGGGGACAGAACCCGCACCGAAATGGGGGTGTCTAACCCTATCCGCCCCGCCGCAAGATCCATCACCCTACCAATAACCTCATCAAGCACCGCAAAGACACCCCCCATTCCCGCAGCCCTCCTTACGGGCCTTGCCGTCGCAGTCGGGACACACCCCGAAGACCACCAGCTGCTTACCCTCCACCCTAAAACCCTCGGGCACCTCCAGCCGGGGCATCTCCTCCCCCTTAAGACACCACATCCTGCCGCACCGAAGGCACAGGGCGTGAGGATGGTTCCCAGGGCACCTAAGGGACGACACATCGTTGGCGCAGTACCTAAAGGCGCCGTCCAACCCAAGAACCCGGTGGACCACCTGGGCCCTGCAGAGGGCCTCCAGGTTCCTGTAAAAGGTCACCTTGTCCGCCTCCCGCCCCATGAGGACCTTCATCTCCTGATAGGACAAGGGACGCCCCGCCTCCCGAAGCACCCCAAGGAGCCTCATACGGAAACGAGTCACCCTTACCCCCTTAAGCTTAAAAAGGCTTTCGGGATCCATGCCATCCCCCCAGTCAAAAATGCAACTCCGTTGCGCATCTGAAATTCCAAGGGGCATTGTAAACCCCCTATCCCAGAAACGCAACGGAGTTGCAGCTTTTTACATCCAGTATGTCAGGGCATCACAAAGGACCTGTTATCCCTGTCCAAATAGCCGATCCATGTCTTAGCCCCCAGGTGCCGCTCCGCCGCCCGGGCGGCCCAGGAGGCCAAATCCATCAGCTCATCCCGGGACACATGCCCAATGGTGTCCACGTTTATCGCCACATCGCTGGTGTCCTGTGTTATCTTGCTCACGTCCCCGTTCTTCCAGCACCAGCACCGGCAGAAAACCTGGAGGCTCTTGGAGTCCACGTAGATTATCTCCCCCTCCCTTGGGTTTTCCTCCTCCTCGGGCCTTCCAAGGGGCCTGTACACCTCATCGCCCCTGGCGGGCCTAAGCTCCAGGTCCCCCTCCGCCGCCCTAAGGTCGTCTCCCCCGCATGGCACAAGGCCCATAAGGCTCACGCAGTTGAAGATGCCCACCAGGGGGTTCACGAAGGGCACCGACCCTCCCTTCCGTATCCGGCGCACCAGGTTCACCACCGATGGGGGCATCCTCTTGGGGTTGAACCCCATGGACCTGAAGGCCTCCTCCAGGTCCAAAAGCCTAGGGTCCACTTCCACCGAAGGATCCTCCCGTATCCGGCGCGCCAGCTCCTCGAAACGCTCCTCCAGCTCCGGGACAGGCCTTCGGTTGTCTGCGCCCCTAACCACCAACACCGCCCTCCTGAAATCGGGCAAAACCTGAAACACCGACTCCCATACCCTGCTCTCCACTTCAATCCACCTCCCACAAGGTTAGACGGGATTTTATAACATAAGCCCCACGCTGTTAACACCACAAACCTCACAGCCTCCATGGTTTAAAAAAACTACACAACCCACTTGACATAACCACGATGGGCGTCTAAAATCCTCCGCAATTTATACCTCAACGGGGCCTAACCGGCCCATAAAGACCGTAGAAAGGGAGGGAACGGCCAATGGAAAGGACTTGGGGCCCAAGATCATATGAACCCGCTTGCCCCAACGGTTGCAGCCCATCTTCCATGGACCGTTGCGGCCAGCCCCATGGCCTCTTCGCTCCCTTCGGCTCTTCACAAGAGGACGCGGCCCTAGGACGTCACGCCGCGTCCTCTTCCGTTTCCATATCCCCCGTGGTGGACCTGTCCATTCTGGTGCTGGCGCTGGTACTGCTGTGCCTGATAATCCTGGTACTCCTCATAGGACCCAGGTCCTGTCCGGTAAGAGCGCACCCCAAGGCAGCTTGAGAGCAAACGGGGGACTTCAAGGAGCTCACCGGGGCGGGACCTGAAAGAAGGGTCCCGCCCCTTTCGCATTAATCAAGGGAGGGAGGAATGAACACATGGGACACACTCTAAGCATCCTGGCGGAGGACCACCCGGGGGTCCTCATGAGGATAGCGGGGCTCATATACCGGCGGGGGTACAACATCCAAAGCCTCAGCGTGGGCCCCACCCACGAGGAGGGCATATCCCGCTTCACCGTGGTCATCCAATCGGACCGGCGGGAGATCTTCCCCCTCATGGGGCAGCTTAGGAAGCTCGTGGAGGTGCTGGGAGTTGAGGAGCTCCAGGAGGACAACTCCCTGGACCGCCGCATAGCCCTGATAAAGGTGAGATGCCCCATCCACGCAAGGCAGGAGGTCCTTCGGCTAGGAGAGGTCTTCCGTTGCCGGGTGGTGGACCTGTGCGACGGCTCCATAACCTTCGAGGTCACCGGCGACCGCCGGAAGGTGGAGGCCTGCATGCGGGTCTTCGACCCCTACGGGATCCTGGAGGCCGCCTCATCGGGTTCGGTGTGCATGAGCCGCTCGGCCCCATCGGAAGACGAAGAGCCGGTGCGACCGCCGGTGGCGCTGGCGTGCTGAACCACTGGACGCTCCCTTGAACAAAGGCTCCATGGCCAAGGGCCGCGGCGGCAAATCACTATAGGGCACAAAACCACAAAATCACGAAGGAGGTTTTTGAAGAATGGCAAGGGTTTTCTACGATCGGGACGGGGATCTGGGCTTTCTAAAGGACAAGACGGTGGCCGTACTGGGGTACGGAAGCCAGGGGCACGCCCACGCCCAGAACCTCAAGGACTCCGGCGTCTCCGTGGTGGTGGGGCTCAAGGAGGACAGCCCCAGCGCGGATCTTGCAAGGTCCCATGGCTTTGAGGTGCTTCCCGTCAAGGACGCCGCCGCAAGGGGGGACGTGGTGATGTTCCTCATGCCGGACCACCTGCAGGGGGAGGTCTTCCAGTGGATCCGCGAGGCCCTGAAGCCCCGGGCGGCGCTGGCCTTCGCCCACGGCTTCTCCATCCGCTACGGCACCGTGACCCCCCCGGAGGACTCGGACGTCTTCATGATAGCCCCCAAGAGCCCGGGGCACCTGGTCCGCCGCATGTACCAGGAGGGCAAGGGGGTGCCGGCCCTCATGGCGATCCACCAGGACCGGTCCGGCCAGTGCCGGCAGGTGGCGCTGGCCTACGGATGCGCCCTGGGCTCCGGTAGGGCCGGGATCATAGAGACCACCTTCGAGGAGGAGACCGAGACGGACCTCTTTGGGGAACAGGCTGTGCTCTGCGGCGGCGTGACTGAGCTCGTGAAGGCGGGCTTCGAGACCCTGGTGGAGGCGGGATACCAGCCGGAGATCGCCTACTTCGAGTGCCTCAACGAGCTCAAGCTCATCGTGGACATGATGTTCGAGGGGGGCCTTTCCTGGATGCGCTACTCCGTGAGCGACACCGCCAAGTACGGCGACATGACCGCGGGCCCTAGGGTGGTCAACTCATCATCCCGTGAAGCCATGAAGGAGCTCCTTAAGGACATCCGATCCGGTGAGTTCGCAAGGCGCTGGCTTGAGGAAAACCGGTCAGGACGGCCCCAAATGTCCCGCTGGATGCGAAAGGAGGCGGAGCACCCCATCGAAGAGGTGGGCCGATCCCTCCGCTCCATGATGCCCTGGATGGAGCCTAAAAAACCACCACAGTCGGAAAGGAGGTAGCGCCGTTGGAAAGGGTACGGATATTCGACACCACCCTGAGGGACGGGGAGCAGGCGGCGGGGGTAAACCTCAACCTCCAGGAGAAGCTGAGGATAGCCCAAAGGCTGGATCAGATGGGTGTGGACGTGATAGAAGCGGGGTTCCCCGCCGCCTCCGACGGGGACTTCGAGGCGGTGAAGGCCGTGGGCTCCGCGGTGTCCTGCACCGTAGCGGGCCTAGCCAGGACCCGGGAACAGGACATCCTGAGGGCCTTCGAGGCCCTTAAGGGGGCGGCCCGCCCGAGGATACACGTGTTCATAGCCACGAGCCCCATACACATGGAGTACAAGCTGAAGATGACCCCCGGGGAGGTCCTCTCGGAGATCCGGAAGGGGGTGGGGCTCGCCAGAAGCCTGGTGGAAGACGTGGAGTTCTCCGCCGAGGACGCCTCAAGGTCGGACATGAGCTTCCTCAAGGAGGCCTACATGGCCGCCGCGGAGATGGGGGCCTCCACCCTCAACGTGCCCGACACGGTGGGATACGCCCAGCCGGAGGAGTTCGGGGCCTTCGTAAAGGCCCTTATCGACTCCATGGGGCCCGCATCGGTGGTATGGTCCGTCCACTGCCACGACGACCTGGGGCTTGCGGCGGCCAACTCCTTAGCGGCGGTGGCGGCGGGGGCAAGGCAGGTGGAGTGCACCGTGAACGGCATAGGCGAAAGGGCGGGCAACGCATCACTGGAGGAGGTGGTCATGGCCCTCAAGACCCGCCGGGACTTCTTCGGGCTGGACACGGGGATAAACACAAGGCACCTGTACCCCGTAAGCCGCCTGGTAAGCCGGCTCACCGGCGTTCCGGTGCCGCCCAACAAGGCGGTGGTGGGGGACAACGCCTTCGCCCACGAGTCAGGGATACACCAGCACGGCATGCTCGCCAACCGGAACACCTACGAGATCATGAACCCCGAGGACGTGGGGGCCCCCTCCTCATGCCTGGTGCTGGGCAAACACTCGGGCAGCCACGCCTTCAAAGAACGGATAAGGGAGATGGGCTACCAGCTCAGCGACCAGGAGCTCAAGGAGGCCTTCAAGCTCTTCAAGGACCTTTGCGACCGCAAGAAGTCGGTCACCAACGAGGACATCGAGGCGATCCTGGAGGACCGGGTGATGGGGGCCATGGAGGACTCCCGCTACGAGCTCGTAAGCTTCTCCGTCCAGGCGGGGACCGACGCCGCCCACGCCAGCGTGACCCTCAGGCTGGACGGCCAGGAGGTGACCGACGCGGCGGCGGGCAACGGCCCGGTGGAGGCGGCCTACAAGGCCATAGACCGGATAACGGGGCTCAACCCGGAGCTCAGGGAGTTCCGCATAACCGCCGTGAGCGGAAGCGCCGACTCCCTGGGGGAGGCATCGGTGGAACTCTCCCTCAACGGGACCTCCTCCCTTGGCAGATGGGCGTCCACGGACGTGATCGGCTCCGCCATAGGGGCCTACGTGAACGCCCTAAACCGGCTCACCGCAAGGGAAAGGGTGGTCAACCGTGCCTAGGACCCTGATACAGCAGATCCTGGCCCGGCACGGAGGGGACGGGGAACCGGGGTCCATCGTGGAGGCCCGGGTAGACTTCGCCTTCGCCAACGACATCACCGCCCCTCCCGCCATAGAGGAGTTCCGCCGGATGGGGGCCAAAAGGGTCTTCGACCCTGAAAGGTGCGCCATCGTGCCAGACCACTTCACCCCTCCTAAGGACATCGGCTCCGCGGAACAGCTCAAGGCCTGCCGGCGGTTCTCCATGGAGCAGGGGATGCTCTTCTTCGAGCCCGGCAAGTGCGGGGTGGAGCACGCCTTCCTCCCCGAGGAAGGGTACGTGCTGCCCGGTGACATAGCGGTGGGAGCCGACAGCCACACCTGCACCATGGGGGCCCTTGGGGCCTTCGGGACCGGCATGGGCTCAACGGACCTTGCGGCCCTGTGGGCCTTGGGCAAGACCTGGTTCAAGGTGCCCCACTCCATAAAGGTACGCCTTGAGGGGACGCCGGGGCCCTTCGTGTCCGGCAAGGACGCCATGCTGCACCTCATAGGGCAGCTGGGGGTGGACGGGGCCCGCTACATGGCCCTTGAGTTCCAGGGGGAGGGGGTCCAAAGCCTCTCCATGGACTCCAGGTTCACCATGGCTAACATGGGCATCGAGTGCGGCGCCAAGGGGGCCCTGTTCGTTCCCGACGAGGCCGTCCTCCGGTACGCCAACGGGAACCCCAAAAGGCCCTTCGAGGCCCTCTACCCCGACAAAGGGGCAAGGTACCTTCGGGAGATCGTGCTCCCCCTGGACCGGCTGGAGCCCCTGGCGGCCTGCCCCAACCTGCCCTCCAACGTGAAGCCCGTGAGGGAGCTCAGGCACGTGGAGGTGCATCAGGTTTTCATAGGCTCCTGCACCAACGGCCGCATGGAGGACCTTCGAAGCGCCGCGTCGGTTCTGAAGGGCCGGCGCCTGGCGCCCTCCGTGCGGGGGGTGCTGATCCCCGCGTCCCGCCGGGTCTTCAGCGCCGCCATGAATGAAGAGCTGCTCGACGTCTTCATGGACGCTGGGTTCTCCATATGCACCCCCAGCTGCGGGCCCTGCCTCGGGGGACACCTGGGGATCCTAGCAAAGGGGGAGGTGTGCGTTTCCACCGGCAACCGCAACTTCACCGGCCGCATGGGACACCCGGAAAGCCTGGTTTACCTAGCAAACCCCGCGGTGGCCGCCGCCAGCGGCGTAAAAGGCAGGATCGCGGACCCCAGGGACCTGGAATAAGAGGCTTTGAGAAAGGGGGGATCCCATGTGGTTTTGGAAGTCATAAGAGGAAACGCCTGGACCTTCGGGGATCACGTGGACACCGACGTGATAATCCCCGCGCGACACCTCACCACCCACGACCCAAAGGAGCTGGGCAGGCACTGCATGGAGGACGCCATGCCCGACTTCCCGAAGATGGTTAAGCCCCATGACCTCATCGTGGCGGGGGAGAACTTCGGATGCGGCTCCAGCAGGGAACACGCCCCCCTGGCCATCATGGGATGCGGCGTATCCTGCGTCATCGCCGCCTCCTTCGCCAGGATATTCTACCGGAACGCCATAAACGTGGGGCTGCCCATAGTGGAGATCCAGGACCCCCTGGGCTTCGCGAAGGCCGGGGACCTGCTGGAGGTGGACCTAAGGGAGGGGACGGTGAAGAACCTCTCCAGGGGAGGGCTCAAGACCTTTCCCCCCATGGAGGGCGTGGCGGGTGAGATAGTGGCCGCTGGAGGCCTTGTGAACCGGGTGAGGATGCTCATGGCCCAAGGGGCCCCAAGGGAGGTGAAGGGATGACGAAGACTTACCGTATAGGGCTCATCCCAGGAGACGGCATAGGACCGGAGGTCACGGCCCAGTCTAAACGGGTGCTGGAAACACTATCTCACCGGTTCGGCTTTAAGGTGCGCTGGGAAACCTATCCCTTCGGGGCCGAGCGCTACCTTGCCACCGGCGAGACCATGCCTCATGAGGCGCTTAAGGACATGGAGAACCTGGACGCCCTGCTCCTTGGGGCCATAGGGGACCCAAGGGTGCCCCCCGGCATCCTGGAGCGGGGGATACTGCTGACCCTCAGGTTCCACTTCAACCAGTACGTAAACCTAAGGCCCGTCAACTCCTACGGGCTTCCAGGTCCCCTGGGCCCCGTGGACGCGGTGGTGGTCCGGGAGAACACCGAGGACCTCTACGTGGGGGTAGGAGGCGCCGGGGAAGGGGCGGTCAACCTACCGTTGGATATCAAGCGGGGCGCCTACGAGATGAAGGGGCAGCTGTCCGCCTTCACTTCGCCCCCCAAGAGGTTCGCCATGCAGGTGGCTTGGCACACCTTCGAAGGAGCGGAGCGCATATGCCGCTACACCTTCGACATGGCCCTGGACATGGGGAAGGACCGGGTGGTGCTGGCCAGCAAGTCCAACGCGGTCAAGGACCTGTACGGCATCTTCGAGGAGGCATGCAGGTCCGTGGCCAGGGAGTACGAGAGCGTGTCCCTCTCGGTGGAGAACGTGGACGCCCTGTGCTACCGTCTGGTCCGCTCCCCCGCGAGCTACGGGATAATCCTCTGCC
This window harbors:
- a CDS encoding 2-isopropylmalate synthase; the encoded protein is MERVRIFDTTLRDGEQAAGVNLNLQEKLRIAQRLDQMGVDVIEAGFPAASDGDFEAVKAVGSAVSCTVAGLARTREQDILRAFEALKGAARPRIHVFIATSPIHMEYKLKMTPGEVLSEIRKGVGLARSLVEDVEFSAEDASRSDMSFLKEAYMAAAEMGASTLNVPDTVGYAQPEEFGAFVKALIDSMGPASVVWSVHCHDDLGLAAANSLAAVAAGARQVECTVNGIGERAGNASLEEVVMALKTRRDFFGLDTGINTRHLYPVSRLVSRLTGVPVPPNKAVVGDNAFAHESGIHQHGMLANRNTYEIMNPEDVGAPSSCLVLGKHSGSHAFKERIREMGYQLSDQELKEAFKLFKDLCDRKKSVTNEDIEAILEDRVMGAMEDSRYELVSFSVQAGTDAAHASVTLRLDGQEVTDAAAGNGPVEAAYKAIDRITGLNPELREFRITAVSGSADSLGEASVELSLNGTSSLGRWASTDVIGSAIGAYVNALNRLTARERVVNRA
- a CDS encoding 3-isopropylmalate dehydratase small subunit, translating into MVLEVIRGNAWTFGDHVDTDVIIPARHLTTHDPKELGRHCMEDAMPDFPKMVKPHDLIVAGENFGCGSSREHAPLAIMGCGVSCVIAASFARIFYRNAINVGLPIVEIQDPLGFAKAGDLLEVDLREGTVKNLSRGGLKTFPPMEGVAGEIVAAGGLVNRVRMLMAQGAPREVKG
- a CDS encoding isocitrate/isopropylmalate dehydrogenase family protein, giving the protein MTKTYRIGLIPGDGIGPEVTAQSKRVLETLSHRFGFKVRWETYPFGAERYLATGETMPHEALKDMENLDALLLGAIGDPRVPPGILERGILLTLRFHFNQYVNLRPVNSYGLPGPLGPVDAVVVRENTEDLYVGVGGAGEGAVNLPLDIKRGAYEMKGQLSAFTSPPKRFAMQVAWHTFEGAERICRYTFDMALDMGKDRVVLASKSNAVKDLYGIFEEACRSVAREYESVSLSVENVDALCYRLVRSPASYGIILCPNMFGDIVSDLLAALGGGMGIAPSGNIGDGLCMFEPVHGSAPDIAGKDLANPLGSILSSAMMLEQLGETKAAKALKGAVRDYLSGSSGDQLPVEMGGTLGTQAVGDRILDMLERIQ
- a CDS encoding 3-isopropylmalate dehydratase large subunit is translated as MPRTLIQQILARHGGDGEPGSIVEARVDFAFANDITAPPAIEEFRRMGAKRVFDPERCAIVPDHFTPPKDIGSAEQLKACRRFSMEQGMLFFEPGKCGVEHAFLPEEGYVLPGDIAVGADSHTCTMGALGAFGTGMGSTDLAALWALGKTWFKVPHSIKVRLEGTPGPFVSGKDAMLHLIGQLGVDGARYMALEFQGEGVQSLSMDSRFTMANMGIECGAKGALFVPDEAVLRYANGNPKRPFEALYPDKGARYLREIVLPLDRLEPLAACPNLPSNVKPVRELRHVEVHQVFIGSCTNGRMEDLRSAASVLKGRRLAPSVRGVLIPASRRVFSAAMNEELLDVFMDAGFSICTPSCGPCLGGHLGILAKGEVCVSTGNRNFTGRMGHPESLVYLANPAVAAASGVKGRIADPRDLE